A region of Flocculibacter collagenilyticus DNA encodes the following proteins:
- a CDS encoding LysR family transcriptional regulator — protein METLDSIKAMLVFEKVVHYGSFAEAARRMGLTRAVVSYHVKRLETQLDVQLLHRNTRNISLTPAGALFYERCRLIASEAVAAKDELLSLSSNPVGTIRLTCSVNWGLKRIVPAVIAFRKQYPKIEVNLMLTDEVVNLVEEGIDLAFRGAPLQDSNLISRKIVSEPTVVVAANSMFDQSGTATTLPKTIEELAQLDWVIYTPSAATLVLEKDGLEQRIKINGPVKTNNSAARLAFTLAGQGVSKLPLWTVKSYLDNGEMIELLPDYNTKDIDIYGVYPRRLGSANPVTLLIDFIKDRLTSLDAE, from the coding sequence ATGGAAACGTTAGACAGCATTAAAGCTATGTTAGTGTTTGAGAAGGTTGTGCATTATGGCAGCTTTGCCGAAGCTGCTAGACGTATGGGACTGACTCGCGCAGTCGTTAGTTATCATGTTAAACGCTTAGAAACACAGTTAGATGTACAGTTACTGCATCGTAATACGCGAAATATTAGTTTAACCCCAGCAGGGGCATTATTTTATGAGCGCTGTAGGTTAATTGCGTCTGAAGCGGTTGCAGCGAAAGATGAGTTGCTTTCGTTGTCATCCAACCCTGTTGGTACAATAAGGCTGACTTGCTCAGTAAATTGGGGGCTAAAGCGTATTGTCCCCGCAGTCATAGCGTTTCGTAAGCAGTACCCTAAAATTGAAGTCAATTTAATGCTAACCGATGAAGTCGTTAATTTGGTCGAAGAAGGTATTGATTTGGCATTTCGTGGTGCGCCATTACAAGATTCAAACTTAATTTCCCGTAAGATAGTGTCTGAACCAACGGTTGTTGTTGCCGCAAACAGTATGTTTGACCAGAGCGGGACAGCGACGACATTACCAAAAACAATTGAAGAATTGGCGCAATTAGACTGGGTGATTTACACACCTTCAGCAGCCACTTTGGTACTTGAAAAGGATGGGCTTGAACAACGTATTAAAATTAACGGGCCTGTTAAAACGAATAATTCGGCAGCTCGACTCGCGTTTACCTTAGCTGGGCAGGGCGTATCAAAATTACCCTTATGGACAGTTAAATCATATTTGGACAACGGTGAAATGATTGAGCTATTACCTGATTATAATACTAAGGATATTGATATATATGGCGTTTATCCACGTAGGCTTGGTAGTGCTAATCCCGTCACGCTATTAATAGATTTCATCAAAGATCGGTTAACTAGTCTTGACGCTGAATGA
- a CDS encoding DUF1328 family protein, with protein MLNWALIFFIIAIIAAIFGFGGIAGAAAGIAKILFFVFVVLLVISLIAGALKGKPPSV; from the coding sequence ATGCTTAATTGGGCATTGATATTTTTTATTATCGCCATCATCGCAGCCATTTTTGGTTTTGGTGGAATAGCAGGTGCAGCAGCAGGTATAGCTAAGATTTTATTCTTCGTATTTGTTGTATTGTTAGTCATTTCTTTAATTGCAGGGGCTTTAAAAGGCAAGCCGCCAAGTGTATAG
- a CDS encoding PA2169 family four-helix-bundle protein, translating into MDPFVYVPPQDPTQTDAMIVNEIIAVCHDGLAFYQHAQEHVEDYNLKRIFSGMIEIRREIIEKLEPEVIAREVSPVESESIFNKVRQWYVDAKDMLSDDNANVFIDELEQHEQATLNRLKEAMKRIEDERLAKKISHIAASVQMTHDKMAALKEQYKNN; encoded by the coding sequence ATGGATCCATTTGTATACGTACCACCACAAGATCCTACACAAACAGACGCGATGATAGTTAACGAGATCATTGCAGTTTGCCATGACGGGCTGGCTTTTTATCAACATGCACAAGAACATGTTGAAGATTATAATTTGAAACGCATTTTTTCAGGCATGATCGAGATAAGAAGAGAGATTATTGAAAAGCTCGAACCTGAAGTCATTGCACGTGAAGTTAGCCCAGTTGAAAGTGAGTCCATTTTTAATAAAGTACGCCAATGGTATGTTGATGCCAAAGACATGCTTTCAGACGATAACGCAAATGTATTTATTGATGAGTTAGAGCAACACGAACAAGCCACGCTGAACCGCCTCAAAGAAGCGATGAAACGGATTGAGGATGAACGTTTAGCTAAAAAGATTTCTCATATAGCGGCCTCTGTGCAAATGACACATGACAAAATGGCCGCACTAAAAGAACAATATAAAAATAATTGA
- a CDS encoding DUF883 domain-containing protein, with the protein MASQANPNKSNSTNTKNSAANPATANAAHEDFFTDRVTSALHETIDNLAARAHNTEESVRNAASQSAHALTEKQHELQQNWQKSKVRTFASKNPVATVGIAFAAGALLTSLFSKK; encoded by the coding sequence ATGGCAAGCCAAGCAAACCCTAACAAATCGAATAGTACTAACACTAAAAACAGTGCAGCAAACCCAGCAACCGCTAACGCTGCGCACGAAGATTTCTTCACTGACCGTGTTACAAGTGCATTGCATGAAACTATCGATAATTTAGCCGCTCGTGCTCATAATACCGAAGAGTCTGTTCGTAATGCAGCAAGCCAATCTGCACATGCATTAACTGAAAAGCAGCATGAACTTCAACAAAACTGGCAGAAATCAAAAGTACGCACTTTTGCAAGCAAAAACCCTGTGGCAACAGTTGGTATTGCGTTTGCAGCAGGTGCATTATTAACTAGCTTATTTTCTAAGAAGTAG
- a CDS encoding GNAT family N-acetyltransferase: MQLFYAFNYCGQALEKESTMAHALTHQSFFNSLLAETTIARYSNNTVTLPLDTSKSLILPLTYCSPALSHRYTGEIYLYDEKAAANQAHEESGVLICFEQAVELVMNSLFDDVDVTAKTRFMLQVKNSNDYITRAQCAAIDRINQNTELSTAQAGFIASEQMLTAGHSMHPSPKSCAPLNEAQQQQFLPEFAQTFSLQWFAVKRSFLAGQIQSEPADNAELQAEPELDRLATQLLAFYAHCTSNDVTALPSQEWVPLPMHPLQAAAWKQSVQAETLKDAVIELVFDDAAIASHRATQGWTATSSSRAIYHPDSPWMLKVSLPVKLTNSLRLMTEKEARRGTQFSQLLNTASGDELKQRLPSLTFMEEPMWCSINDHNNVALDLPLVCFRQNHFYVEDGQAEQASVLQDDEVFLLATANQKILSQQPAKIAQWILAYAEQSKLSHQQAARQWFDKFFEHVIAPLTITRSDYGIVLLAHQQNILLKIKDNLPVGMVYRDCQGIGLTDAALTRFNTVLDNEKPEYFEEAERVNPYLAYYVIGNTLLNTISTIAAEGLISEGALWLLCQDKFNALRSANPIDPSFYDYVLHSATLRWKRNFYCFLSGQNEATLTDPTKIYCDINNVFRQPDELRNTIYKPLPQGRTLALTDELYQLESNAIIMHQPHEVRQIQVREYGETVAQYRITFHHTNVAEEAQVRLAHIETIFNDSAEPLIWWSVAEHALMAYKVEYITTDNWPQSVLTHFNHQKQLSATRLYRHEFLQIAPLWHCKSGTQPSGVLYRRYFYHLKRTLTLRVIDIERDLACFHLWHNDEGIAPVWELAGTKQSHIEYLTKLANMPHQFGVMGEFDGVPFGYFEVYWAADDRLAQHYESEPHDRGVHMLVGNRKFRGAQYFDTWSKAILQFCFLDEPNTYRVLGEPNAKNKRVIEITARCGMEKQFEFDFPHKRAALLQCERERFFKHFSI; the protein is encoded by the coding sequence ATGCAACTTTTCTATGCGTTTAATTATTGCGGGCAGGCACTCGAAAAGGAATCAACCATGGCGCATGCACTTACGCATCAGTCTTTTTTTAACAGTTTGTTGGCAGAAACAACGATAGCTCGTTATAGCAATAATACGGTTACATTGCCTCTTGATACGAGTAAATCTTTAATTTTACCACTAACGTATTGCTCACCAGCGTTAAGTCATCGCTATACGGGGGAAATTTATTTATACGACGAAAAAGCGGCTGCAAATCAAGCCCATGAAGAAAGTGGTGTACTAATCTGCTTCGAACAGGCCGTTGAGCTTGTGATGAACTCGCTGTTTGATGATGTTGATGTGACGGCTAAAACACGCTTTATGTTGCAGGTTAAAAACTCAAACGATTACATTACCCGCGCCCAGTGTGCTGCCATTGACAGGATTAATCAAAATACTGAGTTGAGTACAGCTCAAGCTGGTTTTATTGCATCCGAACAAATGCTAACTGCTGGACACAGTATGCATCCTTCCCCTAAAAGTTGTGCGCCTTTAAACGAAGCACAGCAACAGCAATTTTTACCTGAGTTTGCGCAAACCTTTTCACTTCAATGGTTTGCGGTAAAGCGTTCGTTTTTAGCTGGTCAAATTCAATCTGAGCCAGCAGACAACGCTGAATTACAAGCAGAGCCAGAACTGGATAGATTAGCTACGCAGCTTTTGGCCTTTTACGCTCATTGCACTAGCAACGACGTTACTGCACTGCCTAGTCAAGAATGGGTGCCATTACCCATGCATCCATTACAAGCAGCAGCGTGGAAACAGTCAGTTCAGGCTGAAACGTTAAAGGATGCTGTGATAGAGCTTGTGTTTGATGACGCCGCGATTGCATCACATCGTGCCACACAAGGCTGGACAGCAACCTCTTCATCACGGGCTATTTACCACCCTGATTCGCCTTGGATGTTGAAAGTGTCTTTGCCTGTAAAGCTAACCAACTCCTTGCGCTTAATGACAGAAAAAGAAGCGCGAAGAGGGACGCAATTTAGTCAGTTATTAAATACTGCAAGCGGCGATGAATTAAAGCAGCGTTTACCATCGCTAACTTTTATGGAAGAGCCAATGTGGTGCTCAATCAATGACCATAACAATGTCGCTTTGGATTTGCCGTTAGTTTGTTTTCGTCAAAATCATTTTTATGTAGAGGACGGGCAAGCAGAGCAGGCTTCTGTACTGCAAGACGATGAAGTATTTTTATTAGCGACAGCGAACCAAAAAATCTTGTCGCAACAACCTGCAAAAATAGCACAGTGGATTTTAGCTTATGCTGAACAATCTAAATTAAGCCACCAACAGGCGGCTAGGCAATGGTTTGATAAATTTTTTGAACATGTGATTGCGCCACTCACTATCACAAGAAGTGATTACGGTATTGTATTACTGGCTCATCAACAGAATATTTTATTAAAAATTAAAGATAATTTACCTGTCGGCATGGTTTACCGCGACTGTCAGGGTATTGGTTTAACCGATGCGGCTTTGACGCGGTTTAATACTGTATTAGACAACGAAAAGCCTGAATACTTTGAAGAAGCAGAACGCGTAAACCCTTACCTAGCTTACTATGTAATTGGTAATACATTATTAAATACTATTTCTACTATTGCTGCTGAAGGGCTTATTTCTGAAGGTGCGCTTTGGTTGCTGTGCCAAGATAAATTTAATGCGTTACGTAGTGCAAATCCAATTGACCCATCGTTTTATGATTATGTGCTTCACTCAGCAACTTTGCGTTGGAAAAGAAACTTTTATTGCTTTTTATCAGGCCAAAACGAAGCAACGTTGACCGATCCAACTAAAATTTATTGTGATATCAACAATGTTTTCCGTCAGCCTGACGAACTACGTAACACTATTTATAAACCATTACCACAGGGGAGAACACTAGCCCTAACTGATGAATTATATCAATTAGAAAGTAACGCCATCATCATGCACCAGCCGCATGAGGTTAGACAAATACAAGTGCGAGAATATGGTGAGACGGTTGCTCAGTATCGTATTACGTTTCACCACACTAATGTGGCTGAAGAAGCGCAAGTACGGCTTGCTCACATTGAGACAATATTTAACGATTCAGCTGAACCACTCATCTGGTGGAGCGTAGCAGAGCATGCATTAATGGCTTACAAAGTTGAATATATTACAACTGACAATTGGCCTCAAAGCGTATTAACGCACTTTAACCACCAAAAACAATTAAGCGCTACGCGACTCTATCGTCACGAGTTTTTACAAATAGCGCCACTTTGGCATTGTAAAAGCGGTACTCAGCCAAGTGGCGTTTTATATCGACGCTATTTTTATCACTTAAAAAGAACATTAACACTTCGAGTTATTGATATTGAACGAGATTTAGCATGTTTTCACTTGTGGCATAACGATGAAGGTATCGCGCCTGTTTGGGAGTTAGCAGGGACAAAACAAAGTCATATTGAGTACTTAACCAAATTAGCCAATATGCCTCATCAGTTTGGCGTTATGGGTGAGTTTGACGGTGTGCCATTTGGTTATTTTGAAGTTTACTGGGCGGCAGACGATAGGTTGGCTCAACATTATGAAAGTGAACCCCATGATCGCGGGGTTCATATGCTGGTAGGAAATAGAAAGTTTCGTGGCGCTCAGTATTTTGATACGTGGAGTAAAGCTATTCTTCAGTTCTGCTTTTTAGATGAACCAAACACTTATCGAGTACTCGGAGAGCCAAACGCAAAAAATAAGCGAGTCATCGAAATTACAGCACGATGTGGTATGGAAAAGCAGTTTGAATTTGATTTTCCGCACAAGCGCGCGGCGTTACTACAATGCGAACGCGAGAGATTTTTCAAGCATTTTTCCATTTAG
- a CDS encoding lysine N(6)-hydroxylase/L-ornithine N(5)-oxygenase family protein encodes MTTQPHCYDLLGIGAGPFNLSIAALSATKPELSTLFLERKPQFSWHPGLLLEQSKMQTSFVKDMVTCVDPTNPYSFMNYLVKTKKVYPFLASDQSVISRLEFSDYMAWVAAQLPSVQLNSNVESIQLNNGVFEVATDTQQYRTKHLVVGTGVQPNMPEFARPHVSTTCFHASELQLRAPDLSGKRVAIIGGGQTGADVFGHAFNGQFGHPKQITWVSRRANIESLDEGCFSDNYFMPDYVNGFYHLDQSIKDREVSRQKLTSDGITSACLKELYQQLYHDRYVLRKPAWWTIQPNRSLTGMLSNSEGYQLEVQHGQTHHVSHIHADIVIFCTGFERCIPQCLKHIEPSLTLADLKNPSLTPDFYIKNYADQISHSHGSDNRIYMVNAGKSSHGIAEPQLSLAAWRAAKIINSVHGSDLYQLAEEENLIDWGLPSQDLAANAELTAHEDSCAVHYM; translated from the coding sequence ATGACAACACAACCACATTGTTACGACCTGCTAGGCATTGGTGCAGGGCCATTTAACTTAAGCATTGCAGCACTGTCAGCCACTAAACCTGAATTGTCGACGTTATTTTTAGAGCGTAAGCCGCAATTTAGTTGGCACCCTGGATTGTTACTTGAACAGTCAAAAATGCAAACCTCTTTTGTCAAAGATATGGTGACTTGTGTTGATCCAACCAATCCCTACAGTTTTATGAACTACTTAGTTAAAACGAAAAAAGTCTATCCGTTTTTAGCATCGGATCAGTCCGTGATTTCGCGTTTAGAATTTTCAGACTACATGGCATGGGTTGCGGCGCAATTACCAAGTGTTCAGCTAAACAGTAATGTTGAATCAATTCAGCTTAACAATGGCGTTTTTGAAGTGGCTACGGATACGCAGCAATATCGCACAAAACACTTAGTAGTAGGCACAGGCGTTCAGCCAAATATGCCAGAATTTGCAAGGCCACATGTAAGCACAACATGTTTTCACGCTAGTGAGTTACAACTACGTGCACCGGATTTATCGGGTAAGCGTGTTGCAATTATTGGTGGTGGACAAACGGGGGCTGATGTATTTGGTCATGCCTTTAATGGACAGTTTGGTCACCCAAAACAGATCACTTGGGTGTCGCGTAGAGCAAATATCGAAAGTTTAGATGAAGGGTGTTTCAGTGATAATTACTTTATGCCGGATTATGTAAATGGCTTTTATCATCTTGATCAATCGATAAAAGATCGTGAAGTATCGAGACAGAAATTAACCAGTGACGGTATTACTTCTGCATGCCTAAAAGAGTTATATCAACAGCTTTACCACGATCGGTACGTACTTAGAAAACCAGCTTGGTGGACAATTCAACCAAACCGCAGCTTAACGGGCATGCTAAGCAATAGTGAAGGTTACCAGTTAGAAGTACAGCATGGTCAAACGCACCACGTAAGCCATATTCATGCTGATATTGTGATTTTTTGCACTGGCTTTGAACGATGCATTCCTCAGTGCCTTAAGCATATAGAGCCAAGTTTAACGTTAGCCGATTTGAAAAATCCAAGCCTTACACCAGATTTTTATATTAAGAACTATGCTGATCAAATTTCTCATAGCCATGGTAGCGATAACCGTATTTATATGGTGAATGCAGGGAAAAGCTCGCACGGCATTGCAGAACCACAGCTAAGTTTAGCCGCATGGCGTGCAGCTAAAATAATCAACAGCGTACACGGTAGTGATTTATATCAGTTAGCTGAAGAGGAGAATTTGATTGATTGGGGATTACCTAGCCAAGACCTTGCCGCTAATGCGGAGTTAACCGCTCATGAAGACTCATGTGCAGTGCATTATATGTAA
- a CDS encoding BON domain-containing protein — MKIKTIALLVGLSVSTSAFAGNNKANSWEKTAHDAWIDGKAETTLLLNTNLNSFDINTDVKDGKVYLTGKVESDVDKALAEELIEGLDGVKSVENNLTVLNNNKDKKSDFVQSLTDSKVTTVVKTRLLLDSNVSGTGIDVSSNKGIVILKGEVNSSAERDLAVTIAENTNDVKRVIDKINVIE; from the coding sequence ATGAAAATTAAGACGATTGCACTATTAGTGGGTTTATCAGTAAGTACTTCAGCATTTGCAGGTAATAACAAAGCAAACAGCTGGGAGAAAACAGCTCATGATGCATGGATTGATGGTAAAGCAGAAACCACCTTATTGTTAAATACTAACCTGAATTCTTTTGACATTAATACAGATGTTAAAGACGGTAAAGTTTACCTTACAGGTAAAGTAGAAAGTGATGTTGATAAGGCTCTTGCAGAAGAGTTAATCGAAGGTCTTGATGGCGTTAAGTCTGTTGAAAATAACTTAACAGTACTAAACAACAATAAAGATAAAAAAAGTGATTTTGTTCAATCATTAACTGATTCAAAAGTAACAACTGTAGTTAAAACACGCTTGTTGCTAGATTCAAACGTAAGTGGCACTGGCATTGACGTAAGTTCTAATAAGGGCATAGTAATCCTTAAAGGTGAAGTTAATTCAAGCGCAGAGCGCGACCTAGCGGTTACTATTGCTGAAAATACGAACGACGTAAAACGTGTGATTGATAAAATTAACGTTATTGAATAA
- a CDS encoding IucA/IucC family protein, with protein sequence MTLSANTFAVNPTADFQPSQHQWLQANKKLTAKILSELHFEERLTFTEKSNKDGKQYWQLSTPHRDWTFSATISIWGMFIIDPHSISLSDGLLPDACVLLLDIQDTILISEHILAGLLEEIQQTLFSDTVQLANLAKTTATELVSINEVERQPFLDAHPKAIANKGRLGWGENELAQYAPESNNTFGLHYLAVKKSACQAGIKTGLAQRELLKASMTDDAYNTLMHRLTQQLNTFPTTNSTAENYLIMAAHPWQVSRFLKAQFATLLASGALIDLGAVTSSDNQWQPQLSIRTLSSTNPTIKYDMKTALTILNTSCYRGITGHFIVQGPQLSAWLHQLTQSDRLFKTLGLKVQQEEAGIFCAHPYQSQLDGADYRYKEMLGCIWRERAESLITNQQRVMSMATLTQTDSHGNSCLLALIESANCQPEQWIRAMFRHVVIPLYHLMCQYGVALVAHGQNITLILENNMPVGCTIKDFHGDLRLIDNDFAELSSLDDEIKSHLTRLPAHYLIHDLLTGHFVSLLRFVSPHLTADASSNTTLTEQDFYDWLADEIIQYQAQHPHLANRFAMFNLFTPTIDKICINRVRFKIGYGDSSERPLPEIGEPIPNPLFKFAAHYADQSLVPIKEENNA encoded by the coding sequence ATGACTCTAAGCGCTAACACCTTTGCCGTTAACCCAACTGCAGACTTTCAACCTAGTCAGCATCAATGGTTACAAGCAAATAAAAAGCTAACTGCCAAAATTCTGAGTGAATTACATTTTGAGGAACGGTTAACCTTCACAGAAAAAAGCAATAAAGATGGTAAACAGTATTGGCAATTATCAACACCACATAGAGATTGGACCTTTTCTGCCACCATCAGCATTTGGGGGATGTTTATTATCGACCCTCACAGCATTTCGTTAAGCGATGGCTTATTGCCTGATGCTTGTGTATTGTTACTTGATATTCAAGACACAATTTTAATTAGTGAACATATTCTTGCTGGATTGCTAGAAGAAATTCAGCAAACCTTATTCAGTGATACGGTACAACTTGCTAATTTAGCAAAAACAACAGCCACAGAACTCGTTTCAATTAACGAAGTAGAAAGGCAACCATTCTTAGATGCTCATCCAAAAGCAATTGCAAACAAAGGCCGCCTTGGTTGGGGGGAAAATGAACTGGCTCAGTATGCACCAGAATCAAATAACACCTTTGGATTACACTATCTAGCAGTAAAAAAGTCGGCGTGCCAAGCAGGAATAAAAACAGGTTTAGCGCAACGTGAGTTACTAAAAGCGAGTATGACCGATGATGCCTATAACACATTGATGCATAGACTAACTCAACAGCTCAATACCTTTCCAACAACAAATAGTACAGCAGAAAATTATTTAATTATGGCAGCCCACCCGTGGCAAGTCTCACGCTTTCTAAAAGCGCAATTTGCCACTCTGCTGGCATCTGGCGCATTAATCGATCTTGGTGCAGTTACTAGTAGCGATAACCAGTGGCAGCCGCAACTTTCAATTAGAACGTTAAGCAGTACTAACCCTACCATTAAATACGACATGAAAACGGCGCTCACTATTTTGAACACGTCCTGTTACCGAGGGATCACAGGGCATTTTATTGTGCAAGGACCACAATTATCCGCTTGGTTACACCAGCTAACACAGTCTGACCGCTTATTTAAAACACTTGGCTTGAAGGTTCAACAAGAAGAAGCCGGTATTTTCTGTGCGCATCCGTATCAATCTCAACTTGATGGCGCTGACTATCGTTACAAAGAAATGCTAGGCTGTATTTGGCGAGAACGAGCTGAGAGCTTAATCACCAATCAGCAAAGAGTCATGTCGATGGCAACACTGACTCAAACAGATAGCCACGGTAACAGCTGCTTGCTTGCACTTATCGAATCGGCGAACTGTCAACCTGAGCAATGGATAAGAGCGATGTTTCGCCATGTAGTCATCCCGCTTTATCATTTAATGTGCCAATACGGTGTCGCGCTTGTTGCACATGGTCAAAACATCACTTTAATTTTAGAAAACAATATGCCAGTAGGATGCACGATAAAAGACTTCCATGGCGATTTACGTTTAATTGACAATGATTTTGCCGAGTTAAGCAGTTTAGACGATGAAATAAAAAGCCACCTAACTCGATTACCAGCTCATTATTTAATTCACGATTTATTGACTGGTCACTTCGTGAGTTTGCTAAGGTTTGTGTCACCACATTTAACTGCTGACGCTTCATCAAACACCACGTTAACTGAGCAAGATTTTTACGACTGGCTGGCCGACGAAATTATTCAATACCAAGCACAGCACCCACATTTAGCTAACCGTTTTGCGATGTTTAACTTATTCACTCCAACCATTGATAAAATTTGTATTAACCGCGTGCGATTTAAAATTGGGTATGGTGATAGTAGCGAGCGCCCTTTGCCAGAAATTGGTGAACCAATCCCTAACCCGCTATTTAAATTCGCTGCGCACTATGCAGACCAAAGCTTAGTGCCAATTAAAGAAGAAAATAACGCTTAA
- a CDS encoding sigma-54 interaction domain-containing protein produces MSQPKIFIHLSDRKLEERLLSFDVVRSFIVAKSSELEHWIDQLEFMQCDIALIQADDFAKQDFERLCKGDLLSNVEFIFFSQGQPNPYLDKIMLRGAGFHHRNPFNFDILEETLKDLYDELSEHLLASQKVVTSDLDQFGLLVGSSKSMRKLYRTIRKVAMTDTNVLIIGESGAGKELVANTIHLASERREEPFVAINCGALSPELVDSELFGHTKGAFTGAHRDHQGVFEQAEGGTLFLDEVTEMPIEHQVKLLRVLESNEYRPVGSSQLKIANVRIVAATNRDPAQAISDDIFREDLYFRLAQFPIHVPPLRDRGDDKTGLAKHFLAYRNAKEGFNKSIAIETLARIEQHQWPGNVRELKHAIERAYILAEDVVLPEHLIIDQSLCSQQPVEAEVPIGMPLEELEKAAILQSLEANNMNKTDTAKQLGISVKTLYNKLDKYQEGE; encoded by the coding sequence ATGAGCCAACCAAAAATATTCATCCATTTAAGTGATAGAAAGTTAGAAGAGCGGTTATTATCGTTTGATGTGGTACGTTCATTCATCGTTGCTAAAAGTAGTGAACTTGAGCACTGGATTGACCAGCTTGAATTTATGCAATGTGATATTGCCTTAATTCAAGCTGATGATTTTGCAAAGCAGGATTTCGAGCGATTATGTAAAGGCGATTTGCTGTCTAATGTCGAATTTATCTTTTTCAGTCAGGGACAACCCAATCCCTATCTAGATAAAATTATGTTACGCGGTGCAGGTTTCCACCATCGTAACCCTTTCAATTTTGATATTTTAGAAGAAACCCTGAAAGATCTTTATGACGAATTATCAGAGCACCTACTAGCTTCTCAAAAGGTAGTGACCAGCGACTTAGATCAATTTGGTTTATTAGTTGGTTCGTCAAAAAGCATGCGTAAGCTTTATCGCACCATTCGTAAAGTGGCAATGACTGATACCAATGTGTTGATTATTGGTGAGAGTGGGGCAGGTAAAGAATTAGTTGCTAATACGATTCATCTAGCCAGTGAACGAAGAGAAGAGCCTTTTGTTGCAATTAACTGTGGTGCATTAAGCCCAGAATTAGTTGATAGCGAATTGTTTGGCCATACAAAAGGGGCATTTACAGGCGCGCATCGCGATCATCAAGGCGTGTTTGAACAAGCGGAAGGTGGTACGTTATTTTTAGATGAAGTTACTGAGATGCCAATTGAGCATCAGGTTAAACTGTTACGCGTGTTGGAATCTAATGAATATCGTCCAGTGGGCAGCAGTCAGCTAAAAATTGCTAATGTGCGAATTGTTGCAGCAACTAACCGCGATCCAGCACAAGCAATCAGCGATGATATTTTCCGTGAAGATTTATACTTTAGGCTAGCGCAATTTCCTATTCATGTTCCACCATTAAGAGATCGTGGTGACGACAAAACAGGGCTTGCCAAACATTTTCTAGCGTATCGAAATGCAAAAGAGGGATTTAATAAGAGTATTGCAATCGAAACATTGGCGAGAATTGAACAACATCAGTGGCCTGGTAATGTACGCGAACTTAAGCATGCAATTGAGCGTGCCTATATTCTTGCTGAGGATGTAGTGCTACCGGAACATTTGATTATTGATCAGTCATTGTGTAGTCAACAACCTGTAGAAGCGGAAGTGCCTATTGGAATGCCATTGGAAGAACTTGAAAAAGCAGCAATTTTACAATCGTTAGAAGCAAATAATATGAATAAGACTGATACTGCAAAACAGTTGGGTATTAGTGTTAAGACGCTGTATAACAAGTTAGACAAGTACCAAGAAGGTGAATAG